The following coding sequences lie in one Arachis ipaensis cultivar K30076 chromosome B03, Araip1.1, whole genome shotgun sequence genomic window:
- the LOC107629018 gene encoding probable galacturonosyltransferase 6 isoform X1, with protein sequence MMMMKQKLLLLLRHRRKNRVLFLSLLYLSVLSPLLFFSHRLNLLAPLGKDFLEDLYRVAYKTDSLKLNAVEQEGAEELEEPNHVVYKVKDSVSTINYNSNQNNDSEESRIAGHRYELLERNVTGFDHDEIRKQGTKQKESSSMAGDKDIHVHSLRMPDDNIQVTNKDSGRKEGKHNQIVNSESHEVRNPKIEEIKDQILRAKTYLNLAPPSGNLRLKELELLMRELEQAVGEATQDSDLSASVLQSMRHMEASLSKAYRIFPNCCAMADKLQAMKHTTEQQVRSQRIQATFLAQLAGRTTPKGLHCLSMRLTAEYFAMRPEERKLPNENKIYNPELYHYAVFTDNVLACAVVVNSTVSTAKEPEKLVFHVVTNSHNLPGISMWFLLNPLDKATVHIQSIDNYRWFSKYNTLEKPNSSDPIYTSELNHLRFYLPDIFPTLNKIMLFDHDVVVQQDLSELWTADMNGNVIGAVGTCKEGEAPFHRMDMFINISDPLLGERFDVNACTWAFGMNLFDLQQWRMHNLTSLYHKYLQMNIGIQPLGWLTFYNKTTLLDRRWHVQGLGHNSGVDRNEIEHAAVIHYDGIRKPWLDIAMGRYKNYWTKFLKFDQPFLERCNLQP encoded by the exons atgatgatgatgaagcagAAGCTTCTACTTCTACTTCGTCATCGCCGCAAAAATAgggttctctttctctctcttctctacctctcTGTCCTttcccctcttctcttcttctctcacaGGCTCAACCTCCTCGCTCCACTCG GGAAAGATTTTCTCGAAGACTTATATCGCGTT GCATACAAGACAGATAGCTTGAAGTTGAATGCTGTAGAACAG GAGGGTGCTGAAGAATTAGAAGAGCCAAATCATGTTGTTTATAAAGTAAAAGATTCAGTTTCAACAATTAATTACAATTCCAACCAGAATAATGATTCTGAGGAGTCTAGAATTGCAGGGCACAGATATGAACTTTTGGAAAGAAATG TTACAGGATTCGACCATGATGAAATACGAAAACAGGGAACTAAGCAGAAAGAATCATCTTCTATGGCTGGAGATAAGGATATACATGTTCATTCACTTCGAATGCCCGATGATAACATCCAAGTGACAAACAAGGACTCTGGTAGAAAAGAAGGCAAACATAATCAGATTGTAAATTCTGAGTCTCATGAAGTAAGGAATCCGAAGATTGAAGAGATTAAGGATCAAATTCTTAGAGCCAAAACATACTTGAATCTCGCACCACCAAGTGGCAACTTGCGTTTGAAGGAGTTGGAGCTGCTAATGAGAGAGCTTGAACAGGCAGTTGGCGAAGCCACCCAGGATTCAGATCTGTCAGCGAG TGTTTTGCAGAGTATGAGACACATGGAGGCTTCGTTGTCTAAAGCTTACCGCATATTCCCAAATTGTTGTGCTATGGCTGATAAGCTCCAAGCAATGAAGCATACCACTGAACAGCAAGTTCGTTCTCAGCGAATTCAAGCAACATTTCTTGCTCAACTTGCTGGAAGGACCACCCCGAAAGGCCTGCACTGTCTTTCTATGCGGCTGACTGCGGAATACTTTGCCATGAGGCCAGAGGAGAGGAAGCTTCCAAATGAAAATAAGATTTATAATCCAGAACTTTATCATTATGCTGTTTTCACTGACAATGTTCTAGCCTGTGCAGTGGTTGTCAACTCTACTGTCTCTACTGCCAAG GAACCAGAGAAGCTTGTTTTCCATGTAGTGACTAATTCACACAACTTACCAGGAATCTCAATGTGGTTCTTATTAAACCCTCTTGACAAAGCAACAGTTCACATTCAGAGCATAGACAACTATAGATGGTTTTCCAAGTACAATACCTTAGAGAAACCTAATTCTAGTGATCCAATATATACTTCTGAGTTGAACCACCTTCGTTTCTACCTGCCGGATATTTTCCCCACTCTAAACAAGATTATGCTATTTGATCATGATGTGGTGGTGCAACAAGATCTCAGTGAACTATGGACCGCAGATATGAATGGAAATGTCATTGGAGCTGTTGGAACTTGCAAGGAAGGAGAAGCTCCATTTCACAGGATGGATATGTTCATAAACATTTCAGATCCATTACTTGGAGAAAGGTTTGATGTCAATGCATGCACTTGGGCATTTGGGATGAACTTGTTTGATTTGCAGCAGTGGAGGATGCATAATTtaacttctctctatcacaaaTATTTGCAAATG AACATTGGAATTCAACCTCTAGGGTGGCTCACCTTCTATAACAAGACAACATTGTTGGACAGAAGATGGCATGTTCAAGGACTTGGTCATAACTCTGGTGTTGATAGAAATGAGATTGAGCATGCTGCTGTTATACACTATGATGGAATCAGGAAGCCATGGTTAGATATTGCAATGGGCAGATATAAAAATTATTGGACCAAATTCTTGAAATTTGACCAACCTTTTTTGGAACGGTGCAATCTCCAGCCATAG
- the LOC107629020 gene encoding signal recognition particle 9 kDa protein: MVYITSWDEFVERSVQLFRADPDSTRYVMKYRHCDGKLVLKVTDNRECLKYKTDQAQEAKKMEKLNNIFFTLMARGPEVDLSEVTGKEQTDAQPTKRGRGRKQ, translated from the exons ATGGTTTACATAACATCATGGGACGAGTTTGTTGAACGATCTGTTCAGCTCTTCCGTGCTGATCCTGACTCT ACGCGGTATGTCATGAAGTACAGGCACTGTGATGGCAAATTGGTACTCAAGGTCACAGATAATCGGGAG TGTCTGAAGTATAAGACTGATCAAGCACAAGAGGCCAAGAAAATGGAAAAACTGAACAATATATTCTTTACTTTGATGGCCCGGGGACCAGAAG TGGATTTATCAGAAGTCACTGGCAAAGAACAAACGGATGCACAACCGAccaaaagaggaagaggaaggaaacaatAG
- the LOC107629019 gene encoding UPF0664 stress-induced protein C29B12.11c — MALNPQLLPNWMPVPFVNEMFVLSRDGVEFEVDKIPDSPNAGGKLKTKGTIYLSNIRMVFVAKSQIGHFYAFDMPLLYVHHEKFNQPVFHCNNISGQVEPVVPDEQNRALYSTYTFKILFKEGGCGTFVPLFFNLISAVRQYNRQPFVQPTQTWVDPLQAAQTPVDEMMRHAYVDPNDPTKIFLQQPGTDSQLRRRTYQQQPGAGQQL; from the exons ATGGCTTTGAATCCTCAACTCTTACCAAATTGGATGCCCGTCCCTTTCGTCAACGAGATGTTCGTCTTGTCCAGAGATGGCGTCGAATTCGAAGTCGATAAGATTCCCGATTCTCc AAATGCTGGGGGTAAACTCAAAACAAAGGGAACAATCTATTTGTCGAATATAAGGATGGTCTTCGTTGCAAAATCTCAAATTGGTCACTTCTATGCTTTTGATATGCCTCTG CTTTATGTTCATCATGAAAAATTTAACCAGCCAGTGTTTCACTgcaataatatttctggacaagTTGAACCA GTAGTTCCAGATGAGCAAAACAGAGCTCTCTACTCCACATACACATTCAAGATCTTGTTCAAAGAGGGTGGCTGTGGAACCTTTGTTCCTCTCTTCTTCAACTTGATTAGTGCAGTCAGACAGTATAATCGACAGCCATTTGTGCAGCCAACACAAACTTGGGTGGATCCGTTGCAGGCAGCTCAGACTCCTGTTGATGAGATGATGAGACATGC ATACGTTGATCCTAATGATCCAACAAAAATATTTCTACAACAACCTGGTACTGATTCTCAGCTTAGGCGTCGGACATATCAGCAGCAGCCAGGTGCAGGCCAACAACTTTGA
- the LOC107629018 gene encoding probable galacturonosyltransferase 6 isoform X2 produces the protein MMMMKQKLLLLLRHRRKNRVLFLSLLYLSVLSPLLFFSHRLNLLAPLGKDFLEDLYRVAYKTDSLKLNAVEQGAEELEEPNHVVYKVKDSVSTINYNSNQNNDSEESRIAGHRYELLERNVTGFDHDEIRKQGTKQKESSSMAGDKDIHVHSLRMPDDNIQVTNKDSGRKEGKHNQIVNSESHEVRNPKIEEIKDQILRAKTYLNLAPPSGNLRLKELELLMRELEQAVGEATQDSDLSASVLQSMRHMEASLSKAYRIFPNCCAMADKLQAMKHTTEQQVRSQRIQATFLAQLAGRTTPKGLHCLSMRLTAEYFAMRPEERKLPNENKIYNPELYHYAVFTDNVLACAVVVNSTVSTAKEPEKLVFHVVTNSHNLPGISMWFLLNPLDKATVHIQSIDNYRWFSKYNTLEKPNSSDPIYTSELNHLRFYLPDIFPTLNKIMLFDHDVVVQQDLSELWTADMNGNVIGAVGTCKEGEAPFHRMDMFINISDPLLGERFDVNACTWAFGMNLFDLQQWRMHNLTSLYHKYLQMNIGIQPLGWLTFYNKTTLLDRRWHVQGLGHNSGVDRNEIEHAAVIHYDGIRKPWLDIAMGRYKNYWTKFLKFDQPFLERCNLQP, from the exons atgatgatgatgaagcagAAGCTTCTACTTCTACTTCGTCATCGCCGCAAAAATAgggttctctttctctctcttctctacctctcTGTCCTttcccctcttctcttcttctctcacaGGCTCAACCTCCTCGCTCCACTCG GGAAAGATTTTCTCGAAGACTTATATCGCGTT GCATACAAGACAGATAGCTTGAAGTTGAATGCTGTAGAACAG GGTGCTGAAGAATTAGAAGAGCCAAATCATGTTGTTTATAAAGTAAAAGATTCAGTTTCAACAATTAATTACAATTCCAACCAGAATAATGATTCTGAGGAGTCTAGAATTGCAGGGCACAGATATGAACTTTTGGAAAGAAATG TTACAGGATTCGACCATGATGAAATACGAAAACAGGGAACTAAGCAGAAAGAATCATCTTCTATGGCTGGAGATAAGGATATACATGTTCATTCACTTCGAATGCCCGATGATAACATCCAAGTGACAAACAAGGACTCTGGTAGAAAAGAAGGCAAACATAATCAGATTGTAAATTCTGAGTCTCATGAAGTAAGGAATCCGAAGATTGAAGAGATTAAGGATCAAATTCTTAGAGCCAAAACATACTTGAATCTCGCACCACCAAGTGGCAACTTGCGTTTGAAGGAGTTGGAGCTGCTAATGAGAGAGCTTGAACAGGCAGTTGGCGAAGCCACCCAGGATTCAGATCTGTCAGCGAG TGTTTTGCAGAGTATGAGACACATGGAGGCTTCGTTGTCTAAAGCTTACCGCATATTCCCAAATTGTTGTGCTATGGCTGATAAGCTCCAAGCAATGAAGCATACCACTGAACAGCAAGTTCGTTCTCAGCGAATTCAAGCAACATTTCTTGCTCAACTTGCTGGAAGGACCACCCCGAAAGGCCTGCACTGTCTTTCTATGCGGCTGACTGCGGAATACTTTGCCATGAGGCCAGAGGAGAGGAAGCTTCCAAATGAAAATAAGATTTATAATCCAGAACTTTATCATTATGCTGTTTTCACTGACAATGTTCTAGCCTGTGCAGTGGTTGTCAACTCTACTGTCTCTACTGCCAAG GAACCAGAGAAGCTTGTTTTCCATGTAGTGACTAATTCACACAACTTACCAGGAATCTCAATGTGGTTCTTATTAAACCCTCTTGACAAAGCAACAGTTCACATTCAGAGCATAGACAACTATAGATGGTTTTCCAAGTACAATACCTTAGAGAAACCTAATTCTAGTGATCCAATATATACTTCTGAGTTGAACCACCTTCGTTTCTACCTGCCGGATATTTTCCCCACTCTAAACAAGATTATGCTATTTGATCATGATGTGGTGGTGCAACAAGATCTCAGTGAACTATGGACCGCAGATATGAATGGAAATGTCATTGGAGCTGTTGGAACTTGCAAGGAAGGAGAAGCTCCATTTCACAGGATGGATATGTTCATAAACATTTCAGATCCATTACTTGGAGAAAGGTTTGATGTCAATGCATGCACTTGGGCATTTGGGATGAACTTGTTTGATTTGCAGCAGTGGAGGATGCATAATTtaacttctctctatcacaaaTATTTGCAAATG AACATTGGAATTCAACCTCTAGGGTGGCTCACCTTCTATAACAAGACAACATTGTTGGACAGAAGATGGCATGTTCAAGGACTTGGTCATAACTCTGGTGTTGATAGAAATGAGATTGAGCATGCTGCTGTTATACACTATGATGGAATCAGGAAGCCATGGTTAGATATTGCAATGGGCAGATATAAAAATTATTGGACCAAATTCTTGAAATTTGACCAACCTTTTTTGGAACGGTGCAATCTCCAGCCATAG
- the LOC107629018 gene encoding probable galacturonosyltransferase 6 isoform X3, which yields MMMMKQKLLLLLRHRRKNRVLFLSLLYLSVLSPLLFFSHRLNLLAPLGKDFLEDLYRVAYKTDSLKLNAVEQEGAEELEEPNHVVYKVKDSVSTINYNSNQNNDSEESRIAGHRYELLERNGFDHDEIRKQGTKQKESSSMAGDKDIHVHSLRMPDDNIQVTNKDSGRKEGKHNQIVNSESHEVRNPKIEEIKDQILRAKTYLNLAPPSGNLRLKELELLMRELEQAVGEATQDSDLSASVLQSMRHMEASLSKAYRIFPNCCAMADKLQAMKHTTEQQVRSQRIQATFLAQLAGRTTPKGLHCLSMRLTAEYFAMRPEERKLPNENKIYNPELYHYAVFTDNVLACAVVVNSTVSTAKEPEKLVFHVVTNSHNLPGISMWFLLNPLDKATVHIQSIDNYRWFSKYNTLEKPNSSDPIYTSELNHLRFYLPDIFPTLNKIMLFDHDVVVQQDLSELWTADMNGNVIGAVGTCKEGEAPFHRMDMFINISDPLLGERFDVNACTWAFGMNLFDLQQWRMHNLTSLYHKYLQMNIGIQPLGWLTFYNKTTLLDRRWHVQGLGHNSGVDRNEIEHAAVIHYDGIRKPWLDIAMGRYKNYWTKFLKFDQPFLERCNLQP from the exons atgatgatgatgaagcagAAGCTTCTACTTCTACTTCGTCATCGCCGCAAAAATAgggttctctttctctctcttctctacctctcTGTCCTttcccctcttctcttcttctctcacaGGCTCAACCTCCTCGCTCCACTCG GGAAAGATTTTCTCGAAGACTTATATCGCGTT GCATACAAGACAGATAGCTTGAAGTTGAATGCTGTAGAACAG GAGGGTGCTGAAGAATTAGAAGAGCCAAATCATGTTGTTTATAAAGTAAAAGATTCAGTTTCAACAATTAATTACAATTCCAACCAGAATAATGATTCTGAGGAGTCTAGAATTGCAGGGCACAGATATGAACTTTTGGAAAGAAATG GATTCGACCATGATGAAATACGAAAACAGGGAACTAAGCAGAAAGAATCATCTTCTATGGCTGGAGATAAGGATATACATGTTCATTCACTTCGAATGCCCGATGATAACATCCAAGTGACAAACAAGGACTCTGGTAGAAAAGAAGGCAAACATAATCAGATTGTAAATTCTGAGTCTCATGAAGTAAGGAATCCGAAGATTGAAGAGATTAAGGATCAAATTCTTAGAGCCAAAACATACTTGAATCTCGCACCACCAAGTGGCAACTTGCGTTTGAAGGAGTTGGAGCTGCTAATGAGAGAGCTTGAACAGGCAGTTGGCGAAGCCACCCAGGATTCAGATCTGTCAGCGAG TGTTTTGCAGAGTATGAGACACATGGAGGCTTCGTTGTCTAAAGCTTACCGCATATTCCCAAATTGTTGTGCTATGGCTGATAAGCTCCAAGCAATGAAGCATACCACTGAACAGCAAGTTCGTTCTCAGCGAATTCAAGCAACATTTCTTGCTCAACTTGCTGGAAGGACCACCCCGAAAGGCCTGCACTGTCTTTCTATGCGGCTGACTGCGGAATACTTTGCCATGAGGCCAGAGGAGAGGAAGCTTCCAAATGAAAATAAGATTTATAATCCAGAACTTTATCATTATGCTGTTTTCACTGACAATGTTCTAGCCTGTGCAGTGGTTGTCAACTCTACTGTCTCTACTGCCAAG GAACCAGAGAAGCTTGTTTTCCATGTAGTGACTAATTCACACAACTTACCAGGAATCTCAATGTGGTTCTTATTAAACCCTCTTGACAAAGCAACAGTTCACATTCAGAGCATAGACAACTATAGATGGTTTTCCAAGTACAATACCTTAGAGAAACCTAATTCTAGTGATCCAATATATACTTCTGAGTTGAACCACCTTCGTTTCTACCTGCCGGATATTTTCCCCACTCTAAACAAGATTATGCTATTTGATCATGATGTGGTGGTGCAACAAGATCTCAGTGAACTATGGACCGCAGATATGAATGGAAATGTCATTGGAGCTGTTGGAACTTGCAAGGAAGGAGAAGCTCCATTTCACAGGATGGATATGTTCATAAACATTTCAGATCCATTACTTGGAGAAAGGTTTGATGTCAATGCATGCACTTGGGCATTTGGGATGAACTTGTTTGATTTGCAGCAGTGGAGGATGCATAATTtaacttctctctatcacaaaTATTTGCAAATG AACATTGGAATTCAACCTCTAGGGTGGCTCACCTTCTATAACAAGACAACATTGTTGGACAGAAGATGGCATGTTCAAGGACTTGGTCATAACTCTGGTGTTGATAGAAATGAGATTGAGCATGCTGCTGTTATACACTATGATGGAATCAGGAAGCCATGGTTAGATATTGCAATGGGCAGATATAAAAATTATTGGACCAAATTCTTGAAATTTGACCAACCTTTTTTGGAACGGTGCAATCTCCAGCCATAG